A single Drosophila miranda strain MSH22 chromosome XR, D.miranda_PacBio2.1, whole genome shotgun sequence DNA region contains:
- the LOC117186615 gene encoding protein ALP1-like — protein sequence MLSSRVRKLLLCENVQMKKLLNERKIRREIWVHEIFRNRPVLGEFHHMYEQLRTFPIKFAEYARMQVETFDYILNKIESRIQKQQTFLREPIGPKERLFVTLRYLSTGISMRALAFSFRIAESTLRKIIPETCSAVWEELNSTHMIPPDCTEYKKIAHDFYEKSRFPNCIGAIDGKHCRIKCPKNSGSDYFNYKKFFSIVLQGVADSNCKFIFIELGFKGSQSDGGIFAASRLQQAIIRNELDIPSEEVLPNSDIKAPFVFIGDEAYPLTKYLMRPYPRRSLTEPRSVFNERLSSARRCVECAFGILTEKWRLMKREIDVTPKTAIILIKAMCLLHNIIIDVENIYDYFYTFEGETSTYNSNKDLSKNNNRSKN from the exons ATGTTGTCGTCGCGCGTGCGTAAATTGTTGCTGTGCGAAAATGTGCAAATGAAAAAACTATTAAATGAAAGGAAAATACGCAGAGAGATTTGGGTGCACGAAATTTTTCGGAATCGCCCGGTACTTGGGGAATTTCACCATATGTATGAGCAGCTTCGAACGTTCCCAATAAAATTTGCCGAATACGCAAGAATGCAGGTGGAGACCTTTGActatattttaaataaaattgaatCGCGAATTCAAAAGCAGCAGACATTCCTTCGAGAACCAATTGGACCCAAAGAAAGACTTTTTGTTACATTGCG ATATTTGTCGACTGGTATTTCGATGAGAGCACTTGCATTCAGCTTTCGAATAGCGGAAAGCACTTTGCGGAAAATAATTCCAGAAACATGCTCAGCGGTTTGGGAAGAATTAAATTCGACTCACATGATCCCACCAGACTGTACAGAGTACAAAAAAATCGCGCATGACTTTTACGAAAAGTCAAGATTTCCCAATTGCATTGGGGCTATTGATGGCAAACATTGCCGAATAAAATGCCCAAAAAATTCTGGCTCGGattattttaattataaaaaatTTTTCTCAATTGTTCTTCAAGGCGTTGCCGATTCtaactgtaaatttatttttattgagtTGGGGTTTAAAGGTAGCCAAAGTGATGGAGGAATATTTGCTGCATCAAGATTACAGCAGGCCATCATTCGAAATGAATTGGACATTCCTTCGGAAGAAGTATTGCCAAATTCAGATATAAAAGCTCCCTTTGTTTTTATTGGAGATGAAGCATATCCGTTAACTAAATATCTAATGAGGCCCTACCCAAGACGTTCATTAACTGAACCACGATCTGTTTTTAATGAAAGACTTTCCTCTGCCCGGCGTTGTGTCGAATGCGCATTTGGCATTTTAACAGAAAAGTGGCGCTTGATGAAAAGAGAAATAGATGTCACTCCAAAAACGGCCATTATTTTAATAAAAGCAATGTGCCTTCTACACAATATAATAATTGATGTTGAAAACATTTACgattatttttatacttttGAGGGCGAGACTTCAACTTACAACTCAAACAAAGACCTTTCCAAAAACAATAATAGGTCAAAAAATTAA
- the LOC117186616 gene encoding uncharacterized protein LOC117186616, translated as MDCEMLLSEIAVNPVLWNKRDKNYSNRLIFEKTWQAIANKLGKPAEQCKKKFKYLKDEYRKAQRNVPRPASGAAAAEPHVSKFKYFNLMHFSRDDFGGETDGNIGGTYIELMDDTSMPYSAELYDTEIALTKDDIEKPGPSKRHNKRQKDMDNELIEIEHKKLKLLEMDIENNTNNKDSDDLLFFKSLIPLLPSSLSASQKLRMRTDIQNVVLKYLEED; from the exons ATGGACTGTGAAATGTTATTGAGTGAAATTGCGGTGAACCCGGTCTTATGGAACAAGCGTGATAAAAATTATTCGAATCGTTTGATTTTCGAAAAAACCTGGCAGGCGATCGCAAATAAATTGGGAAAACCAG cGGAGCAGTGCAAAAAAAAGTTTAAGTATTTAAAAGACGAATACCGCAAGGCCCAGCGAAATGTGCCAAGACCCGcatcaggagcagcagcagcagagcctcACGTTTccaaatttaaatattttaatttaatgcACTTTTCGAGGGATGATTTCGGTGGAGAAACCGACGGAAATATAGGAGGCACATACATCGAACTAATGGACGACACATCAATGCCATATAGTGCTGAACTGTACGACACTGAAATTGCCTTGACAAAAGATGACATCGAAAAGCCAGGACCGTCCAAACGACATAACAAACGACAAAAAGACATGGACAACGAACTAATAGAAATCGaacataaaaaattaaaactcTTGGAAATGGACATtgaaaataatacaaataacaAAGACTCAGAcgatttattatttttcaaAAGTTTAATACCTTTGCTGCCGAGCTCCCTGTCAGCAAGCCAAAAACTACGGATGAGGACAGACATTCAAAATGTCGTCCTCAAATATTTGGAGGAagattaa